In one window of Palaemon carinicauda isolate YSFRI2023 chromosome 2, ASM3689809v2, whole genome shotgun sequence DNA:
- the LOC137616723 gene encoding uncharacterized protein yields the protein MGWQNSDKLVSLTLHLLPKNQIRNVAIDDTDLRQHLESTLKDRDTCFFTLKTWQKTTIGISLNLGHGCWEQNDCPQYDGYMYQRIAYPQPSIVAIFYRGSVNFSAKLLYQ from the exons ATGGGTTGGCAGAACAGTGACAAACTCGTGAGCCTCACCCTGCATCTTTTACCAAAAAACCAG ATAAGAAATGTTGCCATTGATGACACAGATCTACGACAACACTTGGAAAGTACATTAAAAGATCGTGATACCTGTTTCTTCACCttaaagacctggcagaaaactacCATTGGAATTAGTCTCAACTTGGGTCATGGATGTTGGGAGCAGAATGATTGCCCCCAGTATGATGGTTACATGTATCAAAGAATTGCCTACCCACAACCCTCTATTGTGGCTATATTTTATAGAGGTTCTGTCAACTTTTCAGCCAAGTTGCTGTACCAATGA